In a genomic window of Mycosarcoma maydis chromosome 5, whole genome shotgun sequence:
- a CDS encoding uncharacterized protein (related to PET127 - component of mitochondrial translation system) — translation MSRQSAHDLALLYSLQLVRQLSTTSSAAGISARLRKQWRGPSRPQTASASASSSSSSTASSATASASSSPETAPSPHSSASSRQRHSAFRALRQSSRPNVQTSSSVSSSLKFIESARKGKERDSSHPRTASSAADHSASLIKELHALDDQLDALQSQAFSISQRLRKLASRRSSSADQLEETWGPDRLSAPCRAETRENESKAIWSASGSASESSSSSRRTADKSSADEPKTKLLFGNELLASSNLRWRDGKGKLIQSLVYSGPFADEQKKWTESITGSVTPKSVPVDKVAPLREMQVATLAHGLDRVLFNPGIYWLRDPRSGIYNFDPRIKDILDVDLFDYAALPPYVTSSMDPELATLTQRHQKKYCGSTSSMTSLLSQCYFLISGWRNPDVSGFSAPFAGLPSGFSVGAKLPASIVLHYKDGYYAIDADKTAAGEAENSNYVLTSLGKSMEKMLTATPEEYAKYMRINSCKLTQEEKTKPEAYHYACTDKIMMRSQLDCHDDRLPRKTFDLKTRASIGIRNDRANYVEGSGYQIRRATGVLESFEREYFDMIRAAFLKYNFQARIGHMDGIFVAYHTTSTIFGFQYIPVEEMNERLFGSQQMADQAFKLSLGVMEKVLDAATSMFVEQTLKITVETKEKGDVGMTVYVEPADASSWSHRQAERKRTIAQLDISVDRYLDGGLMLGPVDFSYLPGRRIDPLSDDEIERRMRASLPAVRWEIDYSISPRPDLTESKIRSNLEAVRAKQASLNSLILPNVEALNAREQYRTEQLAKNPDALQRFLQERKSGVAAGMPLAPGQLSAENAASQSPSTPPPAETSDASSSNTVLPDDVLKPIEPNDTSPRRKQAESRFVRMRNARTLRLRELAKLGAKDANHNKSLDKLILYQPRS, via the coding sequence ATGAGCCGTCAATCAGCGCACGATCTGGCGCTGCTGTACAGCTTGCAGCTTGTACGCCAGCTCTCTACGAccagcagcgctgctggcatTTCCGCCCGCCTACGCAAGCAGTGGCGCGGTCCTTCTCGTCCGCAGACGGcatcagcctcagcctcatcttcatcttcatctACAGCTTCATCAGCGACAGCTTCCGCTTCGTCGAGTCCAGAGACAGCGCCCAGTCCCCActcttcagcatcgtcacGCCAGCGGCATTCTGCATTCCGAGCGCTACGCCAATCGTCCCGACCAAATGTGCAAACGTCATCATCAGTGTCATCATCGCTGAAATTCATCGAAAGCGCAAGAAAGGGCAAAGAACGAGACTCGTCGCACCCTAGAACAGCTTCATCTGCCGCAGACCATTCGGCTTCGTTGATTAAAGAGCTTCACGCGCTTGAcgaccagctcgatgctctcCAAAGCCAGGCATTCTCCATCTCGCAGCGGCTCAGGAAGTTGGCTTCTAGGCGTAGTAGTAGTGCTGACCAGCTAGAAGAGACCTGGGGTCCAGATCGTCTCTCTGCTccttgccgagctgagACACGGGAAAATGAAAGCAAAGCCATCTGGTCCGCATCTGGGTCTGCTTCTGAatcgtcctcttcgtccagACGCACCGCCGACAAAAGCTCAGCTGACGAGCCTAAAACAAAGCTCCTCTTTGGcaacgagctgcttgcgtcTTCCAATCTACGCTGGCGCGATGGAAAGGGCAAATTGATCCAAAGTCTTGTTTACAGTGGACCTTTCGCAGACGAACAGAAGAAATGGACGGAATCCATCACGGGCAGTGTCACCCCGAAAAGCGTGCCTGTCGACAAGGTGGCTCCTCTGCGCGAGATGCAAGTGGCTACACTAGCACATGGGCTTGACCGGGTGCTCTTCAATCCAGGCATCTACTGGCTTCGGGATCCTCGTTCGGGCATCTACAACTTTGATCCTCGCATCAAAGACATTCTGGACGTCGACCTGTTCGATTACGCTGCGCTGCCGCCGTACGTCACTTCGAGCATGGACCCGGAACTGGCAACGCTGACACAAAGGCACCAGAAAAAGTACTGCGGCAGCACATCTTCCATGACGTCGCTCTTGAGCCAGTGCTACTTTCTCATCTCCGGTTGGCGGAATCCGGATGTAAGTGGGTTCTCTGCACCTTTTGCCGGTCTGCCGAGCGGCTTCAGCGTCGGAGCAAAGCTGCCTGCTTCTATCGTGCTGCATTACAAGGACGGGTACTACGCCATCGACGCAGACAAAACCGCGGCAGGAGAAGCGGAGAACAGCAACTACGTGCTCACCTCTCTCGGCAAGAGCATGGAAAAGATGCTCACCGCTACACCGGAGGAGTATGCCAAATACATGCGCATCAACTCATGCAAGCTCACACAAGAGGAAAAGACGAAACCGGAAGCGTACCATTATGCATGCACGGACAAAATCATGATGCGGTCGCAGCTCGATTGTCACGATGACCGCTTGCCGCGCAAGACATTTGACCTAAAGACGCGCGCTTCGATCGGCATCCGAAACGACCGCGCCAACTACGTGGAAGGATCAGGATATCAGATCCGTCGAGCGACGGGTGTGTTGGAGAGTTTCGAGCGCGAGTACTTTGACATGATCCGCGCCGCTTTTCTCAAGTATAACTTCCAAGCGAGGATTGGCCATATGGATGGAATCTTTGTCGCTTACCATACCACTTCGACCATCTTTGGATTCCAATACATCCCCGTCGAAGAGATGAACGAGCGGCTGTTTGGAAGTCAGCAGATGGCGGACCAGGCGTTCAAGTTGAGCTTGGGGGTGATGGAAAAAGTGCTCGATGCAGCTACGAGCATGTTTGTGGAGCAAACGTTGAAGATCACTGTAGAGACCAAGGAGAAAGGCGACGTGGGGATGACGGTGTATGTTGAGCCTGCTGATGCTAGCAGCTGGTCGCACCGGCAAGCCGAACGTAAGCGTACGATTGCGCAGCTGGACATCAGTGTGGACAGGTATCTGGATGGCGGACTCATGCTTGGACCCGTCGACTTTTCGTATCTCCCAGGACGACGAATCGATCCGCTatcggacgacgagatcgaacGACGCATGCGAGCCTCTCTACCTGCGGTACGCTGGGAGATCGATTACTCGATTTCTCCGCGACCCGATCTGACCGAGTCCAAGATCCGTTCGAACCTAGAAGCGGTACGTGCCAAACAGGCGAGCTTGAACTCGCTCATCCTTCCCAACGTCGAAGCGCTCAACGCTCGCGAACAGTACCGCACCGAACAACTCGCCAAGAACCCCGATGCTCTGCAGCGATTCTTGCAAGAGCGAAAAAGCGGTGTAGCCGCAGGCATGCCTTTGGCTCCCGGACAGCTATCTGCTGAGAATGCTGCTTCTCAATCGCCATCCACACCTCCACCAGCAGAAACCAGCGACGCTTCCTCGAGCAATACTGTGCTACCAGACGACGTGCTCAAACCGATCGAACCAAACGACACATCTCCACGTCGCAAGCAGGCCGAATCGCGCTTCGTCAGGATGCGAAACGCCAGAACATTGCGTTTGAGGGAGCTGGCAAAGCTGGGCGCAAAGGACGCAAATCACAACAAGAGCCTAGACAAGTTGATTCTGTACCAGCCTAGATCCTAG